One segment of Arthrobacter sp. MMS18-M83 DNA contains the following:
- a CDS encoding GlxA family transcriptional regulator produces MVRVVVIAPAETASITMTGLFDVIGKADRAFGALEGRPGRDTVFDVKLASLDGRPVHYQDRVTVNVDLAAEEVNAPDLVIVPGLDDDLGPSFALNAAWAPWLARWHAAGSVVASSCSGAFLIAEAGLLSGRTATTHWLYADEFRRRFPAARLAVQRLIIDHGDVITSGGATTFLDLALYLVERFAGRERANAAARVLLIDGARTSQLPYVTNGAGYRDHDDDLVRKAQNLIDAKLSGSIRVEDLAGNVGLSSRTLARRFHDAVGQAPQAYIQYCRVDTARRLLETGDSPIENIRRQVGYSDPTAFRRAFKEQTGLAPSEYRDRYGWTADAGTDHLT; encoded by the coding sequence ATGGTTCGTGTAGTTGTGATTGCCCCCGCTGAGACCGCGTCAATCACCATGACGGGGCTGTTCGATGTCATCGGCAAAGCCGACAGGGCTTTCGGCGCGTTGGAAGGCCGTCCGGGAAGGGACACTGTCTTCGACGTGAAACTGGCGAGCCTCGACGGGAGACCAGTCCATTACCAAGACAGGGTGACGGTCAACGTGGACCTCGCCGCTGAGGAAGTTAACGCCCCGGATCTAGTGATTGTCCCGGGCCTGGATGACGATCTCGGCCCTTCGTTCGCGCTCAACGCCGCATGGGCTCCATGGCTGGCCCGATGGCACGCCGCCGGGTCCGTCGTCGCCTCCAGCTGCAGCGGGGCCTTCCTGATCGCAGAAGCCGGCCTGCTCAGCGGCCGCACGGCCACGACACACTGGCTCTACGCTGACGAGTTCCGTCGCCGGTTCCCGGCAGCGCGGCTCGCCGTCCAACGCCTGATCATCGACCACGGCGACGTGATTACCAGCGGCGGAGCGACAACCTTCCTTGACCTTGCCCTCTACTTGGTTGAGCGGTTCGCCGGCCGGGAGCGGGCTAACGCGGCCGCCAGGGTTCTGTTGATCGACGGCGCCCGCACCAGCCAGCTGCCCTACGTGACGAACGGAGCGGGGTACCGGGACCACGACGATGATTTGGTCCGCAAGGCCCAAAACCTCATCGACGCCAAATTGTCAGGATCAATTCGGGTCGAAGACCTGGCCGGGAACGTCGGACTCAGCAGCCGCACGCTCGCCCGACGCTTCCACGACGCCGTCGGACAGGCACCACAGGCGTACATCCAGTACTGCCGCGTCGACACTGCCCGCAGGCTCCTCGAGACCGGCGACTCGCCGATAGAGAACATCCGACGCCAGGTTGGCTATAGCGACCCCACGGCATTCCGGCGCGCATTCAAAGAACAAACCGGCCTCGCCCCCTCCGAATACCGGGACCGATACGGCTGGACCGCCGATGCGGGCACAGACCACTTGACCTAG
- a CDS encoding transcriptional regulator — protein sequence MTTLKPRTAGHHSEPRVLIQDVISYEAPERLEDLRGPAEGILTLPQHVYWGPKAECDLSEPEGVIKAFQAILREGARADQVELMNAGLLVRVWNELMLPVRCRELWESKFPQLAQHS from the coding sequence ATGACCACCCTCAAGCCCAGGACCGCGGGGCACCACAGCGAACCGCGGGTCCTCATCCAGGACGTGATCTCCTACGAAGCGCCCGAACGCCTCGAAGACCTGCGCGGCCCGGCAGAAGGCATCCTGACCCTGCCGCAGCATGTGTACTGGGGTCCTAAGGCCGAGTGTGATCTAAGCGAACCGGAGGGCGTGATCAAGGCTTTTCAGGCGATCCTGCGGGAGGGTGCACGAGCGGACCAGGTTGAGCTGATGAACGCCGGCCTTTTGGTGCGGGTGTGGAACGAGCTGATGTTGCCTGTGCGTTGTAGGGAGTTGTGGGAGAGCAAGTTCCCGCAACTGGCGCAGCACTCCTAA
- a CDS encoding barstar family protein, whose amino-acid sequence MNAFDSEADLEHDLDFRLLINTAVSLFYRRHVFDETTTWLAEQGYQVTILDASSWSSEAEMHGAISETLDFPSYYGHNLDALNDCLRDVISHDFVLAFLGYDAFALACPRAAQTLLDIIAQRSREAALFGHRMVCLAQSNDPRISFDPVGATPVLWNDEEWLDSKRLAPRVDTGD is encoded by the coding sequence ATGAATGCTTTCGACTCCGAGGCAGATCTTGAGCACGATCTAGACTTCCGCCTATTGATTAATACGGCGGTCTCGTTGTTCTATCGGCGGCATGTGTTCGATGAGACAACCACATGGCTGGCCGAACAAGGCTACCAGGTCACTATTTTGGACGCATCATCGTGGTCAAGCGAGGCGGAAATGCACGGGGCGATCTCCGAGACGCTTGATTTCCCGAGCTACTACGGCCATAACTTAGACGCCCTGAATGACTGCCTTCGGGATGTCATCTCGCATGACTTCGTGCTGGCGTTCCTCGGATACGACGCCTTCGCATTGGCTTGTCCCCGGGCGGCGCAGACCCTTCTGGATATCATCGCCCAGCGCTCCCGCGAAGCGGCTCTATTCGGGCACAGGATGGTCTGCCTTGCGCAGAGCAATGATCCCAGGATTAGTTTTGATCCAGTCGGCGCCACACCTGTCCTCTGGAATGACGAGGAGTGGCTTGATTCGAAGCGGCTCGCGCCACGAGTGGACACTGGCGACTAG
- a CDS encoding thioredoxin family protein, with translation MEIELLHISDCPNTDEAARHLGAALTALGHGGAAIHRRLMESSEDTIGTAFAGSPTITIDGTDIFPDGAAANDLTCRLYRTPRGLVGVPTVDQIKEALRSHGL, from the coding sequence ATGGAGATCGAACTGCTTCACATCAGTGATTGCCCCAACACGGATGAAGCAGCACGGCACCTGGGTGCCGCTCTGACCGCCTTGGGTCACGGCGGCGCAGCAATCCACAGGCGGCTGATGGAATCCTCGGAGGACACCATCGGGACCGCCTTCGCAGGATCACCAACGATCACCATCGACGGAACCGACATCTTCCCCGATGGTGCAGCAGCCAACGACCTCACTTGCAGGCTATACCGGACCCCGCGCGGATTGGTGGGCGTGCCGACGGTTGATCAAATCAAGGAAGCCCTCAGGAGTCACGGGCTCTGA
- a CDS encoding putative bifunctional diguanylate cyclase/phosphodiesterase, with protein sequence MRDTESTATPYSQQNVLVLGQLGFEAIVLPGSTQALDVDELFRADSSLRGVVIDGPAGPALLSRDQLEYKMSGRLGFGRALHARATAADMLGASHFSVPDALGMSEAVAVILERPEATRYQDLLVVGEGAPRIVPVSEVFEGLSAVFRHASLHDPLTGLPNRRMLELEVPALTRDTPRSRVGILFIDLDDFKGVNDTYGHRAGDIVLAEFAARLSGCVRDGDTVVRLGGDEFAVLLVGVDEDEAGAVADRVLECMDEHFVVDGQHLDVTATLGLAMGSDVPDDDALSRLEAVLRHADDAMLNAKQAGKRRVGRICPTVDAAGITREALIRRRLPDALRDGTLSLQYQPLRDLATGEDHGVEALVRWTDPELGQVPPTEFIPVAEHTGEILRIGAWVIDRACAQARLWSDAGTPLRIAVNVSPLQLASGTLVGDVLDALAKHGVPADLLEIEITEGTAIEDMPGAAAQLQQLIDAGVGVALDDYGTAYSTLALLRALPLTTVKIAKSFIDEIDTDARAAAIVNGLIHVLQAAGVKTTAEGVERTAQLTALRGMACDTAQGYLISRPVAPADVPAASCRR encoded by the coding sequence GTGAGGGACACTGAAAGCACTGCGACGCCGTACAGCCAGCAAAATGTCCTAGTGCTCGGGCAGCTCGGGTTTGAGGCGATTGTTCTGCCAGGTTCCACCCAGGCCCTTGACGTCGACGAACTCTTCCGGGCCGACAGCAGCCTCCGTGGTGTAGTGATAGATGGCCCGGCCGGTCCGGCGTTGCTGAGCCGGGATCAGCTCGAATACAAGATGTCAGGCCGTCTTGGGTTCGGCCGCGCCCTCCATGCCCGCGCCACGGCCGCGGACATGCTGGGCGCGTCCCATTTCTCGGTCCCGGACGCGCTCGGGATGTCCGAGGCGGTCGCGGTCATCCTGGAAAGGCCCGAAGCGACCCGTTACCAGGATCTGCTCGTCGTCGGCGAGGGCGCACCCCGGATCGTGCCCGTCTCGGAAGTCTTCGAAGGCCTGTCGGCTGTTTTCCGGCATGCTTCCCTGCATGATCCGCTCACGGGCCTGCCGAACAGGCGCATGCTCGAGCTCGAAGTGCCGGCCCTGACCCGGGACACGCCCAGGTCCCGGGTAGGGATCCTCTTCATCGATCTGGACGATTTCAAGGGCGTCAACGACACCTACGGGCACCGGGCCGGGGACATCGTCCTCGCCGAATTCGCCGCCCGCCTCTCCGGATGCGTCCGGGACGGAGACACCGTGGTCCGGCTTGGCGGCGATGAGTTCGCCGTGCTGTTGGTCGGTGTGGATGAAGACGAGGCCGGAGCCGTCGCCGACCGCGTGCTCGAATGCATGGACGAGCACTTCGTCGTGGACGGCCAGCACCTGGACGTCACCGCCACGCTCGGCCTGGCCATGGGCAGTGATGTCCCCGACGATGATGCCTTGAGCCGGCTCGAGGCAGTCCTGCGGCACGCCGACGATGCGATGCTCAACGCCAAACAGGCCGGCAAACGCCGCGTCGGACGGATCTGCCCCACGGTCGATGCGGCCGGGATAACCCGCGAAGCGCTCATCCGCAGACGGCTTCCCGATGCTCTTCGGGACGGCACGCTGAGCCTGCAGTACCAGCCCCTCAGGGACCTGGCCACGGGCGAGGACCATGGCGTCGAGGCCCTGGTGCGCTGGACGGACCCTGAACTGGGCCAGGTCCCGCCGACCGAGTTCATTCCCGTCGCCGAACATACCGGGGAGATCCTCAGGATCGGTGCCTGGGTCATCGACCGGGCCTGCGCGCAGGCAAGGCTGTGGTCCGATGCCGGAACTCCGCTGAGGATCGCGGTGAATGTTTCACCCCTGCAATTGGCATCGGGCACGCTGGTCGGCGACGTCCTGGACGCACTGGCCAAGCACGGTGTCCCGGCCGACCTCCTGGAAATCGAAATCACCGAAGGGACCGCCATAGAAGATATGCCCGGGGCCGCGGCGCAACTGCAGCAACTGATCGACGCCGGTGTCGGGGTAGCCCTGGATGATTACGGGACCGCGTACTCCACCCTCGCGCTGCTCCGGGCCCTTCCCCTGACGACCGTCAAGATCGCCAAGTCCTTCATCGACGAGATCGACACGGACGCACGGGCAGCGGCCATCGTCAACGGACTCATCCATGTCCTGCAAGCCGCAGGAGTCAAAACAACAGCCGAGGGCGTGGAGCGGACCGCGCAACTCACCGCACTTCGCGGAATGGCCTGCGACACCGCCCAGGGCTACCTGATCTCACGCCCGGTAGCACCGGCCGACGTCCCCGCAGCCAGTTGCCGTCGATGA